The following coding sequences are from one Anguilla anguilla isolate fAngAng1 chromosome 12, fAngAng1.pri, whole genome shotgun sequence window:
- the LOC118209150 gene encoding synaptojanin-1-like, protein MAFSKGYRIYHKLDPPRYSVIVESRSQEECLLFESGAVAVLSAAEKGAIKSTYSKMLDAYGMLGVLQLNLGDATLHSMVLVTGCMSVGKVQDSEVFRVTSTDFVSLRNDPSDEDRIADVRKVLNSGNFYFAWSSSGTSLDLSLNAYRRMKEDTTDNRFFWNQSMQLHLKHYGVDCDGWLLRLMCGGVEIRTVYAGHRQAKACVISRLSSERAGTRFNVRGTNDDGQVANFVETEQVIFLDDKVSSFIQIRGSIPLFWEQPGIQVGSHRVKLSRGFEANAPAFERHFSELRRLYGNQLIVNLLGMKEGEHLLTKAFQGHLKASVHAAAVSMVNFDYHQMARSGRAEKLQSALKPQVAGFLEDCGVFFCSREGGVHGRQTGTIRVNCLDCLDRTNSVQAFIALEMVPRQLADLGLMEKSQLLGRFQETFRTMWSLNGDSVSKIYTGTGVLEGRAKGGKLKDGARSVTRTIQNNFFDSSKQEAIDILRLGSSLNGDLADKARAFLTTSNLQASPRVLLGMCQNHHRYTRPKQVRVCVGTWNVNGGKQIRSVDYRRHSLDLWLLDAPRKAGVPGFQGSKSSPVDIYAIGFEEMVELNAGNIVSASTTNQKLWAAELHKTLSRDYKYVLLTSEQLVGVCLFVFIRPQHAPFIRDIAVDTVKTGMGGATGNKGGVAIRMLFHSTSICFVCSHFAAGQSQVKERNDDYSEISRKLSFPMGRQLQSHDYIFWCGDFNYRINLSGEEVKELVKQQNWEVLTAMDQLLEQKEAGSIFKGYIEGPIDFAPTYKYDFMSDVYDTSEKCRVPAWTDRVLWKRTQWNFENSVEEVNLVNTAQHGGSPGTLLYYGRAEIKTSDHRPVVAIMDVDVLEVDPEARRRVYEEVIAAQGPPDGTVLVSVCDSREGGDFDDALVDHLLGEFEAFGEVVLVRFVEEKMSVTFLEGYSALDALSLSGTTIQGKTVLVQLKSPRWMQSLEQETSADSVCGEVPSPCGSALLAEDTHLGVEYEEEDDEDDDAVEEEEFLPSTLQPGLGRGPGTSPAPSPRSSPCPSPTQDDPAPTTWYIPTPYSSSGPPQDRPVDLHSVSTTCAEKMEPKRPPPPRPSAPPARPAPPQRPPPPSGRGQPAAGPGPKAAPRLNLPPLLGPTRPSGHPGAPRPAPEVHPGAPQVLPEPQTAPAGPPLELPLLPEPLMPQRASPLQPQLAMPPVKPAPDPIPPPPSRPLQDPKLTPPPRPLQDPILPPPPRPLQDPKLTPPPRPLQDPILPPPPRPLQDPILPPPPRPLPDPLLPAPLVPLLAQSAPTLQSASLPAASVHTSLTLPARSRPSYTPPPEPTTTTSQTNGMIRSQSDAQFRGNPLDTFSTAWLNTQSLTRSSSLRPTHSPTLEVLPASRSLNSTPPSSVPGLPGAPEPGWPYQLEPPMPPRSHSQEALRTSPNPFLASQPIGINPFTSQPTVARQRSLTPDFGAQQRAALPAPLLQPTFGQGASSLAAPLAPAPAPATRVQQWVTFDDDFPAPGKTLATLPPPPPSTAPRASPTPAQTQTLFPSSGLDSALDWGAPPTSAFPGALPPIPARANSGSPQGPLRPSNSFSSKEFTER, encoded by the exons ATGGCCTTCAGCAAAGGATATCGCATTTACCACAAACTGGACCCTCCCCGCTATAGTGTGATTGTGGAATCACGAAGCCAAGAAGAATGTCTGCTGTTTGAGTCAGGAGCCGTTGCTGTTCTGT CCGCTGCAGAGAAAGGGGCTATTAAATCCACATACTCTAAAATGCTGGATGCCTACGGAATGCTGGGAGTCCTCCAGCTCAACCTTG GGGACGCTACACTCCACAGCATGGTGCTAGTGACGGGGTGCATGTCGGTGGGTAAAGTTCAGGATTCCGAGGTGTTCCGGGTGACCTCCACCGACTTTGTGTCCCTGAGGAACGACCCCTCGGACGAGGACAGGATCGCGGACGTCCGTAAGGTCCTGAATTCGGGGAACTTCTACTTCGCCTGGTCATCCAGCGGCACCAGTCTGGACCTCAGCTTGAATGCCTATCGCAGGATGAAGGAGGACACCACAGATAACCGCTTCTTCTG GAACCAGTCGATGCAGCTGCACCTGAAGCACTACGGCGTGGACTGCGACGGCTGGCTGCTGCGGCTGATGTGCGGCGGCGTGGAGATCCGCACCGTCTACGCCGGGCACCGGCAGGCCAAGGCCTGCGTCATCTCGCGCCTCAGCTCCGAGCGGGCCGGCACGCGCTTCAACGTGCGCGGCACCAACGACGACGGCCAGGTCGCCAACTTCGTCGAGACCGAGCAG GTTATCTTCCTGGATGACAAGGTGTCGTCTTTCATTCAAATCCGCGGGTCCATACCTTTGTTCTGGGAGCAGCCAGGCATTCAG GTTGGCTCGCACCGCGTGAAGCTGTCCCGCGGCTTTGAAGCCAACGCTCCGGCTTTTGAAAG GCACTTCAGTGAACTGAGGCGTCTCTATGGCAACCAGCTGATCGTCAACCTGCTGGGGATGAAGGAGGGGGAGCACCTGCTGACCAAAGCCTTCCAG GGCCACCTGAAGGCCTCGGTCCACGCCGCGGCGGTGAGCATGGTGAACTTCGACTACCACCAGATGGCGCGCAGCGGGCGGGCGGAGAAGCTGCAGAGCGCGCTCAAGCCGCAGGTGGCCGGCTTCCTGGAGGACTGCGGCGTCTTCTTCTGCTCCCGAGAGGGCGGCGTGCACGG ACGCCAGACCGGTACCATACGCGTCAACTGTCTGGACTGTTTGGACAGAACCAACAGTGTCCAGGCCTTCATTGCCTTAGAG ATGGTGCCACGGCAGCTCGCTGACCTGGGGCTGATGGAGAAGTCCCAGCTGCTGGGCCGTTTCCAGGAAACCTTCCGCACCATGTGGTCCCTGAACGGGGACTCCGTCAGCAAGATCTACACCGGCACAGGAGTCCTGGAGGGGAGGGCAAAG GGTGGGAAGCTGAAAGATGGCGCTCGGTCGGTCACCAGAACGATCCAGAACAACTTCTTCGACAGCTCCAAGCAGGAGGCCATCGACATCCTGCGCCTGGGGAGCTCCTTGAACGGCGACCTGGCGGACAAGGCCCGAGCCTTCCTGACCACCAGCAACCTCCAGG CGTCCCCCCGGGTGCTCCTGGGAATGTGCCAGAACCATCACAGGTACACCCGGCCCAAGCAGGTGAGGGTGTGCGTGGGCACCTGGAACGTCAACGGGGGCAAGCAGATCCGCAGCGTGGACTACCGCAGGCACTCGCTGGACCTCTGGCTGCTGGACGCCCCGCGCAAGGCCGGCGTTCCGGGGTTCCAAG GCAGTAAATCCAGCCCTGTAGACATCTACGCCATTGGGTTTGAGGAGATGGTGGAGCTCAACGCTGGCAACATAGTGAGCGCCAG CACCACCAATCAGAAGCTGTGGGCCGCTGAGCTGCACAAGACCCTCTCCAGAGACTACAAATACGTGCTGCTGACCTCGGAGCAGCTCGTAGGGGTGTGCCTGTTCGTCTTCATCAGGCCCCAGCACGCGCCCTTCATCCG AGATATTGCCGTGGACACCGTGAAAACTGGCATGGGCGGAGCCACGGGAAACAAGGGAGGCGTGGCCATCCGCATGCTCTTCCACTCCACCAGCATCTGCTTCGTCTGCTCCCACTTCGCTGCCGGCCAATCACAGGTCAAGGAGAGGAACGATGACTACAGCGAGATCTCCCGCAAGCTCAGCTTCCCCATG gGCAGGCAGCTGCAGTCTCATGATTACATTTTCTGGTGCGGGGACTTCAACTACCGCATCAACCTGAGcggggaggaggtgaaggagctGGTGAAGCAGCAGAACTGGGAGGTGCTGACCGCCATGGACCAGCTGCTGGAGCAGAAGGAGGCGGGAAGC ATATTCAAAGGTTATATTGAGGGACCGATAGATTTCGCGCCCACCTACAAGTACGACTTCATGTCAGACGTGTACGACACCAGTGAGAAGTGTCGCGTCCCCGCGTGGACTGACCGCGTGCTCTGGAAGAGAACCCAGTGGAACTTCGAGAACTCCG TTGAAGAGGTGAATCTGGTGAATACGGCTCAACATGGCGGGAGTCCTGGGACTCTCCTGTACTACGGCCGAGCGGAAATCAAGACCTCCGACCACAG GCCGGTGGTGGCCATCATGGACGTGGACGTGCTGGAGGTGGACCCCGAGGCCCGGCGGCGGGTGTACGAGGAGGTGATCGCGGCCCAGGGCCCGCCGGACGGGACCGTGCTGGTGTCGGTCTGCGACTCCCGCGAGGGGGGCGACTTCGACGACGCCCTGGTCGACCACCTGCTCGGCGAGTTCGAGGCGTTCGGGGAGGTCGTCCTCGTCAG GTTTGTGGAGGAGAAGATGTCGGTGACGTTTCTGGAAGGTTACTCTGCTCTGGACGCCCTGTCGCTGAGTGGCACCACG atCCAGGGGAAGACCGTCCTGGTCCAGCTGAAGAGCCCGCGCTGGATGCAGAGCCTGGAGCAGGAGACGAGCGCCGACAGCGTCTGCGGGGAGGTCCCGTCCCCCTGCGGCTCCGCCCTGCTGGCCGAGGACACGCACCTGGGGGTGGAGTACGAGGAGGAGG atgatgaggatgatgacgCTGTTGAGGAAGAGGAGTTTCTGCCCTCGACCCTGCAGCCCGGCCTGGGGAGGGGTCCCGGGACGTCCCCCGCTCCCTCGCCCCGGAGCagtccctgcccctcccccactcagGACGACCCGGCCCCCACCACCTGGTACATCCCAACACCCTACTCCTCCTCAGGACCTCCTCAAG ACCGGCCTGTGGACCTCCATTCCGTCAGCACCACCTGTGCTGAGAAGATGGAGCCCAAacgaccccctccccctcgccccagCGCGCCCCCCGCCCGCCCAGCGCCCCCCCAAAGGCCCCCGCCACCCTCAG GCCGGGGGCAGCCTGCTGCAGGGCCTGGTCCCAAAGCAGCACCCAGATTG AACCTTCCTCCACTGCTTGGACCCACGAGGCCATCAGGCCACCCTGGGGCCCCTAGACCTGCCCCTGAGGTTCATCCAGGGGCTCCTCAAGTCCTCCCAGAACCCCAAACCGCTCCAGCAGGGCCTCCACTGG AGCTGCCCTTGCTTCCTGAGCCTCTGATGCCTCAACGAGCATCTCCCCTGCAGCCTCAGCTGGCCATGCCTCCTGTTAAGCCCGCCCCCGACCCCATTCCCCCGCCCCCATCGAGACCCCTCCAAGATCCTAAACTCACACCCCCACCAAGACCCCTCCAAGATCCTATACTCCCGCCCCCTCCAAGACCCCTCCAAGATCCTAAactcacacccccaccccgacccctcCAGGATCCTatactcccacccccaccccgacccctcCAAGACCCTAtactcccgcccccgccccgacCCCTCCCAGACCCCCTGCTCCCGGCGCCTCTGGTTCCCCTCCTGGCCCAGTCAGCCCCCACCCTGCAGTCGGCGTCTCTTCCGGCTGCCTCCGTCCACACCTCGCTGACCCTGCCCGCACGCAGCCGCCCCTCCTACACCCCGCCCCCCgagcccaccaccaccacgtcCCAG ACCAATGGGATGATCAGAAGCCAGAGTGATGCCCAGTTTAGAGGCAACCCCTTGGACACGTTTTCCACTGCCTGGCTCAACACCCAATCCCTGACCAGAAGCTCATCGCTAAGGCCCACCCACAGCCCTACGCTGGAGGTCCTCCCCGCCTCCCGGTCCCTAAACTCCACCCCGCCGTCCTCCGTCCCGGGCCTGCCTGGGGCCCCGGAGCCCGGCTGGCCCTACCAGCTGGagccccccatgcccccccgcAGCCATTCCCAGGAGGCCCTGCGCACCTCGCCCAACCCCTTCCTGGCCAGCCAGCCAATCGGCATCAACCCTTTCACCAGCCAGCCCACAGTCGCCAGACAACGCTCCCTCACGCCCGACTTCGGCGCACAGCAGCGGGCTGCGCTCCCCGCGCCCCTCCTCCAGCCAACGTTCGGGCAGGGAGCGTCCTCATTGGCTGCCCCGCTGGCGCCCGCCCCTGCCCCGGCCACGCGAGTCCAGCAGTGGGTGACGTTCGACGACGACTTCCCCGCGCCCGGGAAGACCCTGGCgaccctgcccccgcccccgcctagCACCGCCCCCAGGGCCAGCCCCACTCCTGCGCAAACACAGACCCTCTTCCCCAGCTCTGGGCTTGACTCCGCCCTCGACTGGGGAGCTCCGCCCACCTCAGCGTTCCCAGGAGCCCTGCCTCCGATTCCAGCGAGGGCGAACTCGGGAAGCCCTCAGGGACCACTGAGGCCAAGCAACAGCTTTTCCTCCAAGGAGTTCACAGagagatag